The following coding sequences lie in one Flavobacterium sediminis genomic window:
- a CDS encoding methylmalonyl-CoA mutase family protein translates to MEQVQPYQPKNKVRIVTAASLFDGHDAAINIMRRIIQSTGCEVIHLGHDRSVEEVVNTAIQEDANAIAMTSYQGGHTEYLKYMFDLLNEKGASHIKIFAGGGGVILPSEIEELHEYGIEKIYSPDDGRAMGLQGMINDLVQRADFPVGDHLNGEVNHLTEKNSRAIARVISAAENFPEIAKDTLDKIHQENKETTIPVLGITGTGGAGKSSLVDELVRRFLIDFPKKTIGLISVDPSKRKTGGALLGDRIRMNAINNPRVYMRSLATRQSNLALSKYVAEAIQVLKAAKYDLIILETSGIGQSDTEILDHSDVSLYVMTPEFGAATQLEKIDMLDFADLVALNKFDKRGALDAIRDVKKQYQRNHNLWDKTPDDMPVFGTIASQFNDPGMNSLYKAIMDKVAEKTGVDLQSTFAITKEMSEKVFVIPPHRTRYLSEIAENNRSYDERALSQKEVAQKLYGIFKTICSVATISSESEKSLLEKTGLNQEGILSVANNGNKEFLDLLFKEFDRVKMNLDPYNWEIITTWDEKVNKYKNPVYSFKVRDKVIEIKTHSESLSHTQVPKIALPKYQAWGDVLHWCLQENVPGEFPFTAGLYPFKREGEDPTRMFAGEGGPERTNRRFHYVSLGMPAKRLSTAFDSVTLYGNDPDLRPDIYGKIGNAGVSICCLDDAKKLYSGFDLSHPATSVSMTINGPAPMLLGFFMNAAIDQNCEKYIKENELEHLVEEKLKALYDDKGLNRPKYNGDLPEGNDGLGLLLLGVTGDQILPTEVYNEIKIKTLSQVRGTVQADILKEDQAQNTCIFSTEFALRLMGDVQEYFIRKNVRNFYSVSISGYHIAEAGANPITQLAFTLANGFTYVEYYLSRGMDINAFGPNLSFFFSNGIDPEYAVIGRVARRIWAKALKNKYGANERAQMLKYHIQTSGRSLHAQEIDFNDIRTTLQALYAIYDNCNSLHTNAYDEAITTPTEESVRRAMAIQLIINKELGLAKNENPIQGSFIIEELTDLVEEAVLAEFDRITERGGVLGAMETMYQRSKIQEESLYYETLKHTGEFPIIGVNTFLSSKGSPTVIPAEVIRATEEEKQFQIATLNNLQKAKVTEVKAQIEDIQSAAIQNENIFEKLMEATKVCSLGQITTALFEVGGQYRRNM, encoded by the coding sequence ATGGAACAGGTACAACCTTATCAACCTAAAAATAAAGTAAGAATTGTTACGGCAGCGTCTTTGTTTGACGGACATGATGCAGCCATTAACATTATGCGTAGAATTATTCAGTCTACCGGATGCGAAGTGATTCACCTAGGACATGACAGAAGTGTGGAAGAAGTCGTGAATACTGCTATTCAGGAAGACGCGAATGCTATTGCAATGACTTCTTATCAAGGAGGACATACAGAATATTTAAAATATATGTTTGATTTGCTGAATGAAAAAGGAGCAAGTCATATTAAAATCTTTGCCGGTGGAGGCGGAGTGATCCTTCCTTCGGAAATCGAAGAATTACACGAATACGGAATAGAAAAGATCTATTCACCGGATGACGGTCGCGCCATGGGACTTCAGGGAATGATTAACGATTTGGTGCAACGAGCTGATTTTCCGGTAGGAGATCATTTGAACGGAGAGGTTAATCATTTGACAGAAAAAAACAGCAGAGCTATTGCGCGAGTGATCTCAGCAGCAGAGAACTTTCCGGAAATTGCGAAAGACACTTTAGATAAAATCCATCAGGAAAATAAAGAAACTACAATTCCGGTGTTAGGAATTACCGGTACCGGCGGCGCAGGTAAATCGTCATTGGTAGACGAACTGGTTCGTCGTTTTTTAATCGATTTTCCGAAAAAAACAATTGGATTAATTTCAGTAGACCCTTCAAAACGTAAAACAGGAGGAGCTTTGTTAGGGGATAGAATTCGTATGAATGCGATCAATAATCCAAGAGTCTATATGCGTTCTTTGGCTACGCGCCAGTCGAATTTAGCACTATCCAAATATGTGGCTGAAGCGATTCAGGTATTAAAAGCCGCTAAATACGATTTGATTATTCTGGAAACTTCAGGTATCGGTCAGAGTGATACGGAAATTTTAGATCATTCCGACGTTTCTTTATACGTCATGACTCCGGAATTCGGAGCAGCTACTCAATTGGAAAAAATTGATATGTTGGATTTTGCTGATTTAGTAGCCTTGAACAAGTTTGACAAGCGAGGTGCTTTAGATGCTATTCGTGATGTGAAAAAACAATACCAACGCAACCACAACCTTTGGGATAAAACACCGGACGATATGCCGGTTTTCGGAACGATTGCTTCGCAATTTAACGATCCGGGAATGAATTCGTTGTACAAGGCCATTATGGATAAAGTAGCGGAAAAAACAGGTGTTGATCTACAATCTACTTTTGCGATTACCAAAGAAATGAGTGAAAAAGTATTTGTAATTCCGCCGCATAGAACCCGCTATTTATCAGAAATTGCAGAAAACAACAGAAGTTATGATGAGCGTGCTTTGTCGCAAAAAGAAGTAGCGCAAAAATTATACGGAATTTTCAAAACGATTTGTAGTGTAGCTACCATTTCGAGCGAAAGTGAGAAATCTCTTTTGGAGAAAACCGGATTGAATCAAGAAGGGATTCTCAGCGTAGCTAATAATGGTAATAAAGAATTTTTAGACTTATTGTTTAAAGAATTCGACCGTGTAAAAATGAATTTAGATCCATACAATTGGGAAATCATCACAACATGGGATGAAAAAGTAAACAAATATAAAAATCCGGTTTATAGCTTTAAAGTTAGAGATAAAGTTATCGAAATTAAAACGCATAGTGAGTCACTTTCGCATACGCAGGTTCCTAAAATCGCTTTGCCTAAATATCAGGCTTGGGGCGATGTATTGCATTGGTGTTTACAGGAAAATGTGCCGGGAGAATTTCCGTTTACTGCAGGTTTGTATCCGTTCAAGCGGGAAGGAGAAGATCCGACTCGTATGTTTGCCGGTGAAGGCGGACCTGAAAGAACCAATCGACGTTTTCATTATGTAAGTTTAGGAATGCCGGCTAAGCGTTTATCAACCGCTTTTGACTCGGTTACTTTGTATGGGAATGATCCGGATTTACGTCCTGATATTTACGGGAAAATCGGTAATGCAGGAGTTTCGATCTGTTGTTTGGACGATGCTAAAAAATTATACTCAGGTTTTGATCTAAGTCATCCGGCAACTTCTGTTTCCATGACTATCAACGGTCCGGCACCTATGTTATTAGGCTTCTTTATGAATGCGGCTATTGATCAGAATTGTGAAAAATACATCAAAGAAAATGAATTAGAGCATTTGGTAGAAGAAAAACTGAAAGCGCTATATGATGATAAAGGGTTAAACCGACCTAAATACAATGGTGATTTACCGGAAGGTAATGATGGATTAGGATTACTGCTTTTAGGAGTAACAGGAGATCAGATTTTACCGACTGAGGTATATAATGAAATTAAGATAAAAACATTATCACAAGTACGTGGAACGGTTCAGGCGGATATTTTAAAAGAAGATCAGGCACAGAATACATGTATTTTTTCTACAGAATTTGCTTTGCGCTTAATGGGTGATGTTCAGGAATATTTTATCCGAAAAAATGTTCGTAATTTCTATTCGGTTTCTATCTCGGGATATCATATCGCAGAAGCAGGAGCAAATCCGATCACTCAATTAGCATTTACATTAGCTAATGGATTTACTTACGTTGAGTATTATCTAAGCAGAGGAATGGATATCAATGCGTTCGGGCCGAATTTATCATTCTTCTTCTCTAATGGTATTGATCCGGAATATGCAGTGATCGGACGTGTAGCCAGAAGAATCTGGGCTAAAGCTTTAAAAAATAAATACGGAGCAAATGAAAGAGCACAGATGTTGAAGTATCATATTCAAACTTCAGGTCGTTCGTTACATGCACAAGAAATTGATTTCAATGATATTCGTACCACTTTACAAGCGTTATATGCTATTTATGATAACTGTAATTCATTGCATACGAATGCGTATGATGAGGCTATTACAACGCCAACAGAAGAATCTGTGCGTAGAGCAATGGCGATCCAGTTGATCATCAATAAGGAATTAGGATTGGCTAAAAATGAAAACCCGATCCAAGGTTCGTTTATTATTGAAGAACTGACAGATTTAGTAGAAGAAGCTGTTTTAGCGGAATTTGACAGAATTACAGAACGCGGCGGTGTATTAGGAGCAATGGAAACGATGTATCAACGTTCGAAAATCCAGGAAGAATCCTTGTATTATGAAACCTTAAAACATACCGGAGAGTTCCCGATCATCGGAGTGAATACATTCTTAAGTTCAAAAGGTTCGCCAACTGTAATTCCTGCTGAAGTTATTCGTGCAACAGAAGAAGAGAAACAATTCCAGATTGCCACGTTGAACAATTTACAAAAAGCTAAAGTAACTGAAGTAAAAGCTCAGATTGAAGACATTCAGAGTGCAGCGATTCAAAATGAGAATATTTTTGAAAAATTGATGGAAGCCACTAAAGTCTGTTCGTTAGGACAAATTACGACTGCTTTATTTGAGGTAGGCGGGCAGTATAGACGCAATATGTAA
- a CDS encoding uracil-DNA glycosylase family protein, whose amino-acid sequence MSTHSGSNERIKETHPEWYRDVSPMYYLILGSFPPHAKRWDYPFYYPNKINRFWKILAEIAKVNLTVPIVSEKEAVEERFSIMQKLNAGVQNLGKTILRKGTSALDTAIEITTFQDILLILKKHPELKKIVLPGYSSQNSTAKAFLKYINQTKEIEIIGFIPKTLNSGTTFKISVYGRIIDCVVLNSTSTASRISYDEVKKQFEKELDS is encoded by the coding sequence ATGAGCACCCATAGCGGAAGCAATGAAAGAATAAAAGAGACACATCCTGAGTGGTATCGGGATGTGTCTCCTATGTATTATTTAATATTGGGCAGTTTTCCACCTCATGCGAAACGTTGGGATTATCCTTTTTATTATCCCAATAAAATAAACCGTTTCTGGAAGATCCTGGCAGAAATAGCAAAAGTTAACCTTACTGTTCCTATTGTTTCAGAAAAAGAAGCTGTTGAAGAGCGATTTTCTATTATGCAGAAACTGAATGCAGGAGTTCAGAACTTAGGAAAAACAATTCTTCGAAAAGGAACCAGTGCCTTAGATACAGCCATAGAAATAACTACATTTCAGGATATTCTGCTAATACTGAAAAAACATCCGGAATTGAAAAAAATAGTACTACCCGGATATTCATCTCAGAATAGTACAGCTAAAGCATTTTTAAAGTATATCAATCAAACAAAAGAGATTGAAATAATAGGTTTTATTCCTAAAACGCTAAACTCAGGTACCACTTTTAAGATCAGTGTATACGGGAGAATTATCGATTGTGTAGTCTTAAATTCGACTTCTACTGCCAGTCGTATCAGCTACGATGAAGTAAAAAAGCAATTTGAAAAAGAATTGGATTCGTAG
- a CDS encoding LLM class flavin-dependent oxidoreductase, with product MIPYSFLDLAHVCEGSSITETFQKSVETAQLADTSGYTRYWFAEHHNMKSVASSATSVLIGHIA from the coding sequence ATGATACCTTATTCCTTTTTAGATCTGGCTCACGTTTGTGAAGGCAGCTCCATCACTGAAACCTTTCAAAAATCTGTTGAAACGGCACAACTAGCCGATACATCAGGTTATACCCGATATTGGTTTGCAGAGCACCACAATATGAAAAGTGTGGCTAGTTCGGCTACTTCTGTTTTAATAGGACATATCGCCTGA
- a CDS encoding PAS domain-containing protein: MPLNLIKKKFELYDLAPFYICVTNSIGEILYSNKKEVGINSQEGALNVYNCIQSLFRESYPLINKKLRTILNSQNTISEAVGLLEKDTLLKNIFSVKQVDEELIVFFFKTQEEESQNNLSVFLDSLVNETVEGVICYTITGEIVVWNLEAEKLFGIKGSELIGKKITEVTLDIPVLSEDNALSEIIKLKQSEAAIIEKEIKIGERYVKISAKLIHDKTNEVIGVSKCFSDVTRYVTDSQLLQKHVENLQYLNDIWESLSQNLDVQNILQIVTDVTTKFSGAAYGAFFYNSLTEDGEAMKLFTLSGLGEKIL, encoded by the coding sequence ATGCCATTGAATCTGATAAAAAAGAAGTTCGAATTATACGATCTTGCTCCTTTTTATATTTGTGTAACAAATAGTATAGGAGAGATTTTATATTCCAATAAAAAAGAAGTTGGGATCAATTCACAGGAAGGGGCTCTCAATGTATATAATTGTATTCAGTCACTTTTTCGGGAATCTTACCCGTTAATCAACAAGAAACTCAGAACAATCTTAAATTCTCAAAACACTATTTCTGAAGCTGTAGGGCTTTTGGAGAAGGATACTTTATTAAAAAATATTTTCAGTGTTAAACAAGTTGATGAAGAATTAATCGTATTCTTTTTTAAAACTCAAGAAGAGGAAAGTCAGAACAACTTGTCGGTGTTTTTAGATTCTTTAGTAAATGAAACAGTAGAGGGCGTTATTTGTTATACAATTACAGGTGAGATAGTCGTTTGGAATTTAGAAGCTGAAAAATTGTTCGGAATAAAGGGAAGTGAACTCATCGGGAAAAAAATAACTGAAGTTACGTTAGATATTCCTGTTTTAAGCGAAGACAACGCTTTGTCGGAAATTATAAAACTGAAACAAAGCGAAGCTGCAATTATCGAAAAAGAAATTAAGATAGGTGAGCGATATGTTAAGATCTCAGCCAAATTAATTCATGACAAAACTAATGAGGTCATCGGTGTCAGTAAGTGTTTTTCAGATGTGACACGGTATGTGACAGATAGCCAACTTTTACAAAAGCATGTCGAAAATTTACAGTATTTGAATGATATTTGGGAAAGTTTGTCTCAAAATCTTGATGTTCAGAATATTTTACAAATAGTAACGGATGTCACAACTAAATTTAGCGGAGCAGCTTACGGAGCTTTTTTTTATAACTCGCTAACTGAAGATGGTGAGGCAATGAAACTGTTTACTTTGTCTGGGCTAGGAGAGAAGATTTTATGA
- a CDS encoding GAF domain-containing sensor histidine kinase, with amino-acid sequence MKLGMPRNTDIFKKTFNSKEGFIANDVTKHYDFGKNSPHNGLPKGHLPVRSYMSIPVVSMTGENMGSLLFGHPEPGKFSQEHIKMMQSIASQAAVALENSKLLENVRTLSDKKDLFITVVGHELRSPLTTIKGFIQVLSEVNQDNDLCIYIEKVLEQVEALNLLVSDLLDIGQIEAGKISLEKSEFCLSDLVKNTIETVLYAQNTHEILFDNKGPMMVTADKRRIQQVLYNLIYNAVKYSPDADKVLVQIKSEKDEVIVKIIDYGIGISEKHIHNIFDRFYRVPSKKNISGIGIGLFLCSKIIKKHGGTLSVNSVLDEGSEFIFKIPQKNV; translated from the coding sequence ATGAAGTTAGGAATGCCTAGAAATACCGATATTTTCAAAAAAACATTTAATAGTAAAGAAGGGTTTATTGCAAACGATGTTACAAAACACTATGATTTCGGAAAGAATTCACCTCATAATGGTTTGCCGAAAGGTCATCTGCCGGTAAGAAGCTATATGTCAATTCCCGTAGTCTCTATGACGGGAGAGAATATGGGAAGTTTATTATTCGGACATCCCGAACCAGGAAAATTTTCACAAGAACATATTAAAATGATGCAAAGTATAGCCAGTCAGGCAGCAGTTGCATTAGAGAACTCCAAATTATTAGAGAATGTAAGGACGTTGTCAGATAAAAAAGACCTGTTCATTACAGTTGTCGGACATGAACTTCGAAGTCCACTGACGACTATTAAAGGTTTTATACAAGTATTAAGCGAAGTCAATCAGGACAATGATCTATGTATATATATTGAAAAAGTACTGGAACAGGTAGAAGCCCTTAACCTTTTAGTGAGCGATCTTTTAGATATAGGACAAATTGAAGCCGGTAAGATATCCTTAGAGAAAAGCGAATTCTGCTTATCAGATTTAGTAAAAAACACGATAGAAACAGTATTATATGCTCAGAATACGCATGAAATCCTATTTGATAATAAGGGACCAATGATGGTCACAGCCGATAAAAGAAGAATTCAGCAAGTATTATATAATTTAATCTACAATGCCGTTAAGTACTCACCGGATGCAGATAAGGTGCTCGTTCAGATAAAAAGTGAAAAAGACGAAGTAATAGTCAAAATAATTGATTACGGAATAGGTATTTCGGAAAAACACATACACAATATCTTTGATAGATTTTACAGAGTTCCGTCAAAGAAAAATATTAGTGGTATAGGAATAGGTCTGTTTTTATGCAGTAAGATCATCAAAAAGCATGGAGGAACACTTTCTGTGAATAGTGTTTTAGATGAAGGTTCAGAATTTATATTTAAAATTCCCCAAAAAAACGTTTAG
- a CDS encoding response regulator transcription factor: MKIFILEDNLAISQLVLLLLKRKGYDAHAFHDINSLLKALDRTTPDFFVLDMMLPDGNGADLAKEFKSLEGLKNIPILMMSASVDNIVESGELHKVDYISKPFDINDFVNRMEKLFEC, translated from the coding sequence ATGAAAATTTTTATTCTTGAAGATAATTTGGCAATTTCTCAATTAGTACTGTTGCTACTTAAACGCAAAGGTTATGATGCTCATGCATTTCATGATATAAACTCCTTGTTAAAAGCTTTAGACAGAACAACTCCTGATTTTTTTGTTCTGGACATGATGTTGCCGGATGGCAACGGAGCAGATCTGGCCAAAGAATTTAAAAGTCTCGAAGGTTTAAAGAATATTCCTATATTAATGATGTCTGCGAGTGTAGACAATATCGTTGAAAGCGGAGAGCTTCATAAAGTGGATTATATCTCGAAACCTTTTGATATCAACGATTTTGTAAACCGAATGGAGAAACTGTTCGAATGTTGA
- a CDS encoding sensor histidine kinase, whose product MKWSALNKGILISFVISALATAPRFIRLNKDDLQYLFNHFMYLFVLTLMYWILSQAFVYKKKKVILYTAIFLLLSGLISIFYQLILEAFFGDFRILYSDFPLIRDLNEKKQLLMLFFRGILFSAIIYFIVFYLNLLYEKQHALTEIEQLKKEKLEAQLDSLKQQISPHFLFNSLSTLRTMVTDESSKVYINKLSNVYRYLLSLSDSNLTSLKEELDFIESYLHIVKERFEEAIEVSVNISAEALQLQVPPLVLQLLIENAIKHNVISFEDPLKIEIFDKEKMLFVRNNYQPKSSVEKSTGKGLQNIKKRYEYLSEQEIEIAVKDDYFTVKLPLL is encoded by the coding sequence ATGAAGTGGTCTGCCCTCAATAAAGGAATTTTAATCAGTTTTGTAATTAGTGCACTGGCAACAGCCCCAAGATTCATTCGTCTGAATAAAGATGATTTGCAATACCTGTTCAATCATTTTATGTACCTGTTCGTACTTACTTTAATGTATTGGATCCTCAGTCAGGCATTTGTTTACAAAAAAAAGAAAGTGATTCTCTATACTGCTATTTTTTTACTACTGTCCGGATTGATTTCTATTTTTTATCAACTGATTCTGGAAGCTTTTTTCGGGGACTTCAGAATACTGTATTCTGATTTTCCGTTGATCCGGGATCTGAATGAAAAAAAACAGCTATTGATGTTGTTCTTTAGGGGAATCCTCTTCAGTGCAATTATTTACTTTATAGTCTTTTATCTCAATTTATTATACGAAAAACAACATGCCTTAACAGAAATAGAGCAATTAAAGAAAGAAAAACTAGAAGCTCAGTTAGATTCTTTAAAGCAGCAGATCAGCCCTCATTTTTTATTCAATTCGCTGAGTACACTTCGTACAATGGTTACCGATGAGAGTTCAAAAGTCTATATCAATAAGTTATCTAATGTATATCGGTATTTACTGAGTTTGAGCGATTCTAATTTAACTTCGTTAAAAGAAGAGTTAGATTTTATTGAATCCTATTTGCATATTGTAAAAGAACGATTTGAAGAAGCAATAGAAGTTTCTGTCAATATTTCAGCAGAAGCGCTACAATTGCAGGTACCGCCTTTAGTATTACAGCTTTTGATCGAAAATGCCATTAAACACAATGTTATTTCTTTTGAGGATCCGTTAAAGATCGAAATTTTTGATAAAGAAAAAATGCTATTCGTTCGAAACAATTACCAACCTAAATCGTCGGTGGAAAAGAGTACCGGTAAAGGCCTGCAGAATATAAAGAAACGCTACGAATATCTTTCGGAACAAGAAATAGAGATAGCTGTAAAGGATGATTATTTCACTGTAAAACTCCCTTTGTTATGA
- a CDS encoding LytR/AlgR family response regulator transcription factor gives MLTVLIIEDEIKTARELKKSIEQSFEEVTVLDMLASIKSTVRWLKENSRPDIIFSDIQLADGLSFEIFRQVEVQTPIIFCTAYDEYAIEAFKTNGIDYLLKPIDDDKLKQSIQKYQNLKKALVPTDRLPNYTTIQTLVNSVSENQYKKTVLVHFQEKIIPLATEQIAYIHYELGNVYIVTFEKKRYFINQTLDEFETLLHPDQFFRANRQFIVNRTAIQSLENYFSRRMLLKLQLPVSQEIIISKTKSPLLIKWIEKF, from the coding sequence ATGCTGACAGTTTTAATTATAGAAGACGAAATAAAAACGGCTCGGGAATTGAAGAAGAGTATTGAGCAGTCATTTGAAGAAGTTACGGTTTTAGATATGCTAGCTTCAATCAAAAGTACGGTTCGATGGTTAAAGGAGAATTCCCGTCCGGATATTATCTTTTCAGATATCCAACTAGCCGACGGGCTAAGTTTTGAGATCTTTAGGCAGGTCGAAGTACAAACACCTATAATTTTTTGTACAGCTTATGATGAATATGCTATTGAGGCTTTTAAAACCAATGGAATAGATTACCTGCTGAAACCTATTGATGACGATAAATTAAAGCAAAGTATTCAGAAATATCAAAACTTAAAGAAAGCGTTGGTTCCAACAGATCGTTTACCTAATTATACAACGATTCAAACCCTAGTGAATTCGGTATCTGAGAATCAGTATAAGAAAACCGTTCTGGTTCATTTTCAGGAAAAGATCATTCCGTTAGCAACAGAGCAGATCGCTTATATTCATTACGAATTAGGGAATGTTTACATCGTGACATTTGAGAAAAAAAGATATTTTATCAACCAGACTCTGGATGAATTTGAAACACTGTTGCATCCTGATCAGTTTTTTAGAGCTAACCGTCAGTTCATAGTGAATCGGACAGCAATACAATCGTTGGAGAATTATTTTTCCAGAAGAATGTTGCTTAAGTTACAACTACCCGTTTCTCAGGAAATTATAATCAGTAAGACCAAATCACCCCTATTGATAAAATGGATTGAAAAATTTTAA
- a CDS encoding DUF2147 domain-containing protein has translation MKIIISFLIFFCIGFQTANSDAIIGQWENPDGTRRIEIFKGEKAYLGKVVWLKVKEPKAKPGDIVLDDFQFQDSYWNGKITLPGKVIFLMLNCGCSLGIGWKLKCFTTI, from the coding sequence ATGAAAATTATAATTAGTTTTTTGATCTTTTTCTGTATTGGGTTTCAAACGGCTAACTCTGATGCAATTATTGGACAATGGGAAAATCCGGACGGAACACGTAGAATAGAGATATTTAAAGGAGAAAAAGCGTATTTGGGAAAAGTAGTTTGGTTAAAAGTAAAAGAACCGAAAGCTAAACCCGGAGATATCGTATTGGACGATTTTCAATTTCAGGATAGTTACTGGAATGGGAAAATCACTTTGCCGGGGAAAGTCATATTTTTAATGCTGAATTGCGGTTGCAGTCTCGGGATCGGTTGGAAATTAAAGTGTTTTACCACAATATGA
- a CDS encoding DUF2147 domain-containing protein has protein sequence MSKALGMKIHSFLKYGLIISVLLAIFSFATYKSDAIVGKWESPDKDRRIEVYKKDNFYFGKIIWQKPDKFRAEVGDIVIRDIEYQNPHWEGKIWVPEIKSDFTANISLPTHNELRVEATNGFIKKVKVWNRVK, from the coding sequence GTGAGTAAAGCTTTAGGTATGAAAATACACTCTTTTTTAAAATACGGATTAATAATATCAGTTCTTTTGGCTATTTTCAGTTTTGCAACATATAAGAGCGATGCCATTGTTGGCAAATGGGAAAGTCCGGATAAAGACCGTAGAATAGAAGTGTATAAAAAAGACAATTTTTACTTTGGTAAGATCATTTGGCAGAAACCCGATAAATTCAGAGCTGAAGTAGGAGATATAGTAATTCGTGATATTGAATACCAGAATCCACACTGGGAAGGTAAAATTTGGGTACCTGAAATTAAATCCGATTTTACGGCTAATATTTCATTGCCTACACATAATGAACTTCGTGTTGAAGCAACTAACGGTTTTATAAAAAAAGTAAAAGTATGGAATAGGGTAAAGTAA
- a CDS encoding PKD domain-containing protein: protein MKKILLYILNVLPIICGAQIAYPSGSFASAGSSYLISNTTAALSGIDFVQTGTAYSWDYSILQANTQETITWDDPNNSGYKATWCLSNGYVVNCNTQFNAQFNLANQQVEGIQIQGYGLTNVVNHYDKSATGLACKMVGASLTVSGITVPFTFDYTIPDTVYNFPIVYNDAYTNHSEFEIDLSTLGFPVQYESQLDRTNTIEGWGSLTTPYGIFTDVLKMKTVEISNDTIITQTDTIPMQRTVITYKWFDANFGIPVLQVTGDEIAGVWTPASVTYIDNPQCLTPVALFAYSPLLSDYDPVSQQASVSFINTSANYDSVLWDFGDGTTSTEVNPAHTYACPGIKQVTLTVINEFCDPDATDSITIPLTITDSQNAFTTTVTVSSGTLIADRDLAGTTYQWVDCGNGNTEITGETNQSFTPVQDGNYAVILTTNGCQDISDCVAFAVLGTQSFNGETQDLVIYPNPVKDNFEIRTNIPVKKIAIYNALGMLVATENNLSSLPKGVYGVEVYLADHSVVFRQLIKN from the coding sequence ATGAAAAAAATACTACTCTATATATTAAATGTCTTACCAATAATATGCGGAGCCCAAATTGCTTATCCTTCGGGTTCATTTGCTTCTGCAGGAAGTTCCTACTTGATTTCTAATACCACAGCAGCCCTTTCAGGGATCGATTTTGTACAAACAGGCACAGCCTATTCATGGGATTACAGTATATTACAAGCCAATACACAAGAAACAATTACCTGGGATGATCCTAATAATTCAGGATATAAAGCAACTTGGTGTTTGAGTAATGGATATGTGGTAAATTGTAATACTCAGTTTAATGCTCAGTTCAATTTGGCAAATCAACAGGTAGAAGGTATTCAGATACAAGGTTATGGCTTAACGAATGTTGTTAACCATTACGATAAGTCGGCTACAGGTTTAGCATGTAAAATGGTAGGAGCGTCACTAACGGTTAGTGGAATTACAGTGCCTTTTACTTTTGATTATACGATTCCGGATACGGTTTATAATTTCCCCATAGTCTATAACGATGCGTATACCAATCACAGTGAATTTGAAATTGATTTGAGTACTTTGGGGTTTCCGGTACAGTACGAATCTCAATTAGATAGAACAAATACTATAGAAGGTTGGGGAAGTTTAACAACACCTTACGGCATTTTTACAGATGTTTTAAAAATGAAAACGGTAGAAATAAGTAATGATACGATCATAACACAGACGGATACTATACCTATGCAACGAACTGTAATTACATACAAATGGTTTGATGCTAACTTCGGTATTCCGGTATTACAAGTAACCGGGGACGAAATCGCAGGAGTTTGGACACCGGCTTCGGTAACTTATATTGACAATCCGCAATGTCTGACCCCGGTAGCCTTATTTGCTTATTCGCCTTTGCTGAGTGATTACGATCCTGTAAGTCAACAGGCTTCAGTTTCTTTCATCAATACGAGTGCTAATTACGATTCGGTTCTTTGGGATTTTGGTGACGGAACTACCAGTACAGAGGTTAATCCTGCTCATACGTATGCTTGCCCCGGTATTAAACAGGTTACATTAACAGTGATTAATGAATTCTGCGATCCGGATGCTACAGATAGTATCACGATACCCTTAACAATAACCGATTCTCAAAATGCTTTTACTACGACTGTTACGGTTAGTTCAGGAACTTTGATTGCTGATAGAGATTTGGCAGGAACTACGTATCAATGGGTAGATTGTGGTAACGGAAATACAGAAATAACAGGAGAAACCAATCAAAGTTTTACGCCTGTTCAGGATGGAAATTATGCAGTAATACTTACTACTAACGGATGTCAGGATATATCTGATTGTGTTGCGTTTGCTGTTTTGGGAACGCAAAGTTTTAATGGTGAAACACAGGATTTAGTTATTTATCCTAATCCGGTTAAAGATAATTTTGAGATCAGAACAAATATTCCGGTCAAAAAAATTGCAATATATAACGCTTTAGGTATGTTGGTTGCAACCGAAAATAATTTGTCATCGCTCCCAAAAGGAGTATACGGGGTTGAAGTTTATCTGGCAGATCATTCGGTTGTATTCCGACAGCTTATTAAAAATTGA